The nucleotide window AAAAAGCGATTATTGCAAGGGAGATTCATCGTAATCCAGATTTCTTAATTGCGGCTCAACCAACACGCGGACTTGATGTTGGGGCAATTGAATTCATCCATCGACGCTTAATTGAACAACGAGATAATGGAAAAGCAGTGTTACTTATGTCGTTTGAACTAGATGAAATTATGAATGTTAGTGATCGGATTGCCGTTATTTATGAAGGGAAAATTGTTGCTATTGTTGACCCGAAAGAAACAACAGAGCAAGAACTTGGTTTAATGATGGCTGGTTCATCCAAACAAGAAGCGGAAACGGGGGAAAAAGAACATGTCTAAACGACTACAAGCGTTAGTTATCCCAATTACAGCCGTTATTCTTGGACTTATCTGTGGTGCGATTATCATGCTTATTTTTGGATATGATCCAATTGCTGGTTATTCAGCACTCGTTGAAGGTGTTATTGGTGAACCATTCTATATTGGTGAAACTATTCGTCAAGCCACTCCTTATATTTTAGTTGGTTTGTCTGTTGCTGTTGCCTTTAAAGCTGGTCTTTTCAATATTGGAGCAGAAGGTCAAATGTTGATGGGCTGGTTAGGTTCTATCATCATCGCAGTAAATTTTGATGGCTTAACAAAATGGATTCATTTGCCGCTTGCGATTATTACTGGGATGGTTTTCGGTGCTATTTGGGCATTTATTCCAGGTATTTTAAAAGCAACTTTACGTGTGAATGAAGTTATTGTAACCATCATGCTTAACTATACAGCACTTTATATTTTCAACTATGTGGTACAAAATTTACTTACGGATGGTTTAGATAAGACGGAGGCTATTCATGAATCTGCTTCTTTACAATCGGAACTATTACAATCAATGACCGATTACTCCTCGCTACATTGGGGGATATTAATCGCACTTGGTTTTGCACTTATTATTTGGTTAATGTTAAATAAAACAACATTTGGTTATGAAATCGAAGCAGTTGGATTTAACGAAAATGCTTCACAGTAT belongs to Listeria ivanovii subsp. ivanovii and includes:
- a CDS encoding ABC transporter permease, whose translation is MSKRLQALVIPITAVILGLICGAIIMLIFGYDPIAGYSALVEGVIGEPFYIGETIRQATPYILVGLSVAVAFKAGLFNIGAEGQMLMGWLGSIIIAVNFDGLTKWIHLPLAIITGMVFGAIWAFIPGILKATLRVNEVIVTIMLNYTALYIFNYVVQNLLTDGLDKTEAIHESASLQSELLQSMTDYSSLHWGILIALGFALIIWLMLNKTTFGYEIEAVGFNENASQYAGMSVKKTIIFSMVIAGALAGLGGVMEGLGTYGNAYVLASSPGIGFDGIAVALLGGSSPIGIVFSAILFGALKVGALNMPAVAGVPNELVNVIIALIIFFVASSYIIRWAMAKFKKGAKAE